A single genomic interval of Adhaeribacter pallidiroseus harbors:
- a CDS encoding ABC transporter ATP-binding protein → MIQINSLSFGYSRQSLLFENLHLTLYPGHIYGLLGKNGAGKSTLLKNMIGLAFPKSGTCLINGQPAAKRLPTVLEDLYFIPEEIYVPALTAEQFLARTAGFYPQFKLTEFYRYLQEFDVPTNSVLDRLSFGQQKKFMIAFGLASNTRYLIMDEPTNGLDIPSKVQFRKIMASALTEDRCLVISTHQVRDLDSLIDTVLILHNREIVVNQELDKIAEQLTFTTMPATLGVEALYAEDSVRGKQVIVPNKGGTYGKVDMELLFNAVISGNPKITKLLNQPVYEQSF, encoded by the coding sequence ATGATTCAAATCAACAGTTTAAGTTTTGGCTATTCGCGCCAGTCGCTGCTCTTCGAGAATCTGCATTTAACCTTGTATCCGGGGCATATTTACGGCTTGCTCGGGAAAAACGGAGCGGGTAAATCTACGCTGTTGAAGAACATGATTGGGCTGGCTTTTCCGAAATCCGGTACTTGCCTGATTAACGGGCAACCGGCCGCCAAGCGCCTACCCACCGTACTGGAAGATTTGTATTTTATTCCGGAAGAAATTTACGTACCCGCCTTAACTGCCGAACAGTTTCTGGCTCGCACGGCGGGTTTTTATCCTCAATTTAAACTTACGGAATTTTATAGATACCTGCAGGAATTTGATGTACCCACCAACAGCGTCCTGGACCGGCTTTCGTTTGGGCAACAGAAAAAATTTATGATTGCTTTTGGCTTAGCTTCTAATACCCGCTACCTGATCATGGACGAACCCACCAACGGCTTGGATATACCTTCGAAAGTGCAGTTTCGCAAAATTATGGCCTCAGCCTTAACCGAAGACCGATGCCTGGTTATTTCTACCCACCAGGTACGCGACCTGGATAGCCTGATTGATACGGTGCTGATTCTGCACAACCGGGAAATTGTGGTAAACCAGGAACTAGATAAAATTGCCGAGCAGCTCACCTTTACTACTATGCCCGCCACGCTGGGAGTAGAAGCCCTGTACGCCGAAGATTCGGTACGCGGCAAACAGGTTATTGTACCTAATAAAGGCGGCACCTACGGTAAAGTAGACATGGAATTATTATTTAACGCTGTTATCAGCGGCAACCCAAAAATCACGAAACTATTAAACCAGCCCGTTTATGAACAATCATTTTAG
- a CDS encoding M14 metallopeptidase family protein, with product MRLLLLRFLFFVFVFFSGITYLSAQTIQTPAQFLGYNLGERFTPHSQIVRYVEYLASQAPKRMQLQTYGRTYEGRPLLLATLSAETNMNNLEKIRTDNLKRIGLAPGQATGTQPAIVWLSYNVHGNEAVSSESVMLVLYNLVTAQNPDIAKWLQNTVVLVDPCVNPDGRDRYASWYNQVANREPNPSPAAREHQEPWPGGRVNHYLFDLNRDWAWQTQLESQQRIKVYNQWMPQVHADFHEMGVESPYYFSPAAKPYHEAITPWQRQFQQIIGQNNRKYFDKNNWLYFTREVFDLFYPSYGDTWPTFNGAIAMTYEQGGGPRAGRAITKTDGDTLTLAQRIAHHYAASLATIEATSDRKDQVLQEYQKYYEQARTKPTGAYQAYVLKANNQPGKINQLTTYLDRQQISYGYATKKSTGFGFNYTTGKSEPVRIEPNDLVISLYQPKSTLIKVLFDPNAKLEDSLTYDITSWAIPYAYGLPAYGLKARVGEVSDKPQPPVGTNPAKMVEQPYAYLARYNSLPDLQFLASLVNKNIKVRFSEKAFEADGQKYAPGTLIITRAGNERLHTKFDALLKAQADSFGVSLMPTQTGFVTSGVDFGSSSVRSVRKPKIGVLAGDAISFSAFGEVWHFFEQQIQYPITVIDTRDFNRVAWQQLDVMILPDGRYNELLDEKNLNQLKDWIRAGGKVIAMEGAAAHLAGKRDFNLVKKKVQDSVDLKKEPYKALRLYGDAERSALSELIQGGIYRVTMDNTHPLAFGYGTTHFALIQEVNDYQFMQRGWNVGVLKKDIYASGFAGSKVKKRLQDSLVFGAQDLGRGQVVYLTNNPLFRAFWHSGKLLFGNALFLVGQ from the coding sequence ATGCGGCTTCTTTTACTCCGATTTTTATTTTTCGTTTTTGTTTTTTTTAGCGGTATTACCTACTTATCGGCACAAACCATACAAACGCCCGCTCAATTTTTAGGTTATAACCTAGGCGAACGTTTTACCCCCCATTCCCAGATTGTTAGATACGTGGAATACCTGGCGAGCCAGGCGCCGAAGCGGATGCAATTGCAAACTTACGGCCGTACCTACGAAGGGCGCCCGCTTTTACTGGCTACGCTATCGGCCGAAACGAACATGAACAACCTGGAAAAAATCCGGACCGATAATTTAAAGCGCATTGGTTTAGCGCCGGGTCAGGCCACCGGTACCCAGCCCGCCATTGTGTGGCTCAGCTACAACGTACACGGCAACGAGGCGGTATCGTCGGAGTCAGTTATGCTGGTACTATATAATTTAGTAACCGCGCAAAACCCCGATATAGCCAAATGGCTGCAAAATACCGTAGTGCTGGTCGATCCCTGCGTTAACCCCGATGGAAGAGACCGCTATGCCTCGTGGTATAACCAGGTGGCCAACCGCGAACCAAATCCTTCGCCCGCCGCCCGCGAACACCAGGAGCCTTGGCCGGGCGGACGCGTAAACCATTATTTATTTGATTTGAACCGCGACTGGGCTTGGCAAACTCAATTAGAATCGCAACAGCGCATTAAGGTTTATAATCAATGGATGCCGCAAGTACACGCCGATTTTCACGAAATGGGGGTGGAGTCGCCGTATTATTTTTCGCCGGCTGCCAAACCTTACCACGAAGCCATTACTCCCTGGCAACGCCAGTTTCAGCAAATTATCGGGCAGAATAACCGCAAATACTTCGATAAAAATAACTGGTTGTACTTTACCCGCGAGGTCTTTGATTTATTTTACCCCAGCTACGGCGATACCTGGCCAACCTTTAACGGTGCCATTGCCATGACCTACGAGCAAGGCGGTGGACCCCGGGCCGGGCGCGCTATCACGAAAACCGACGGCGATACTTTAACTTTGGCGCAGCGAATTGCGCACCATTACGCCGCCAGTTTAGCTACCATCGAAGCTACTTCCGACCGCAAAGACCAGGTTTTGCAAGAATATCAAAAATACTACGAGCAAGCCCGTACCAAACCTACCGGGGCTTACCAAGCCTACGTTTTAAAAGCTAATAATCAGCCGGGCAAAATAAACCAATTAACCACTTACCTCGACCGGCAACAGATTAGCTACGGTTACGCTACCAAAAAAAGCACGGGCTTTGGTTTTAATTATACTACCGGTAAGTCGGAACCAGTACGCATTGAGCCCAACGATCTGGTGATTAGCCTTTACCAGCCCAAATCAACGTTAATTAAAGTTTTATTTGATCCCAATGCTAAGCTGGAAGATTCTTTAACCTACGATATTACGTCCTGGGCCATTCCGTACGCCTACGGTTTGCCGGCTTATGGCTTAAAAGCCCGGGTGGGTGAGGTTAGCGATAAACCACAGCCACCAGTGGGTACAAACCCTGCGAAAATGGTAGAGCAGCCCTACGCCTACCTGGCCCGCTACAATAGTTTGCCCGATTTACAATTTCTAGCTTCTTTGGTAAATAAAAATATAAAAGTTCGTTTTTCGGAGAAAGCCTTTGAGGCCGATGGTCAAAAGTACGCCCCGGGAACCTTAATTATTACCCGCGCCGGTAACGAACGGTTGCATACCAAATTTGACGCGCTCCTAAAAGCCCAGGCCGATTCTTTTGGGGTAAGTTTAATGCCTACGCAAACCGGATTTGTTACGAGTGGGGTTGATTTTGGCTCTTCCAGTGTCCGGTCGGTGCGAAAGCCGAAAATTGGGGTGTTGGCCGGCGATGCTATTTCGTTTAGTGCTTTTGGGGAAGTGTGGCACTTTTTCGAGCAGCAAATTCAATACCCCATTACCGTAATCGATACCCGCGACTTTAACCGCGTAGCCTGGCAGCAATTGGACGTTATGATTTTACCCGATGGCCGGTACAACGAGTTACTGGACGAAAAAAACTTAAATCAATTAAAAGATTGGATACGAGCCGGCGGAAAAGTAATTGCCATGGAGGGAGCGGCCGCGCACCTAGCGGGCAAACGCGATTTTAATTTAGTTAAAAAGAAAGTGCAGGACAGTGTGGATTTAAAAAAAGAGCCTTACAAAGCTCTCCGGTTGTACGGCGATGCCGAACGCAGTGCTTTATCGGAGTTAATTCAGGGCGGTATTTACCGGGTAACGATGGATAACACGCACCCGCTGGCTTTTGGCTACGGCACCACACATTTTGCCTTAATACAGGAAGTGAACGATTACCAATTTATGCAGCGGGGATGGAACGTGGGCGTACTTAAAAAAGATATTTACGCCAGCGGCTTTGCCGGCAGTAAAGTTAAAAAACGCCTTCAGGATTCTCTGGTTTTTGGTGCTCAGGATCTGGGCCGGGGTCAGGTGGTATATTTAACCAACAATCCCTTATTCCGGGCTTTTTGGCACAGCGGCAAATTATTATTTGGCAATGCGCTGTTTTTGGTGGGGCAGTAA
- a CDS encoding FAD-binding and (Fe-S)-binding domain-containing protein — protein sequence MAPASLSELQKTLQGEFYYQETGLDNAMRLVYASDASIYQEKPLAVALPKDVADLKTLIQFAASKQVTLIPRAAGTSLAGQVVGKGIVVDISKYFDQILEINPTEKWVRVQPGVIRDDLNKKLKPFGLMFGPETSTASRAMIGGMVGNNSCGLHSIRWGATRDHLLEAAVVLSNGEETTFQALSEPELNQIQQEDSLTGEIFKKMFRLLQNSENQAFIQANFPHKNITRRNSGYALDALLETAPFSTNQKSFNLCSLIAGSEGTLCFLTELKLQLMELPPPENALLCIHCRSVGESLEANLVAMRHDVYASELVDKRILDFTRNNLSQQPNRFFIQGDPQAILMVEFFADNREQCLLMAEALVQELKEAALGYAYPILFGADAAKAWDVRKGGLGLLRNMPGDEQPVNLIEDCAVAIEDLPQYVTDLDQLLQRHGLVASYYAHAGAGELHVEPMLNLKTTAGKTLFRQVLAETVDLVKKYNGSLSGEHGDGRLRGEFIPQIMGPEVYDLFREVKQIFDPHFIFNAGKIVDTPPMDEFLRYVPEQATPQINTVFSFAGQGNILRLAEKCSGSGDCRKTQLTGGTMCPSYMATRQEKDTTRARANILRQFLTQDGSVNGFNHHEIKEVMDLCLSCKGCKSECPSGVDIAKMKAEFLQHYYDANGTPLRTRLIGNFTRLNALASKVPWAYNQVMNNGFTGKFAKQVMGFAPQRSLPPLAKTTLQSWYRQWRKKSAANTPGRKLFFFADEFTNYNDAEIGIKAIKLLTALGYDVIIPEHVESGRTYLSKGLVREAQKIAIRNVELLGNVVTKEAPIVGLEPSAILTLKDEYLDLVPDPLLTPATALARRSFYLDDFLAAEVAQGFIRSEQFTTAARHIKLHGHCHQKALSSQTTTASLLALPQNYEVSIIPSGCCGMAGSFGYEAEHYDVSMQIGELVLFPAVRAAGPQELIAAPGTSCRHQIKDGTSRQALHPVEILWDALLQ from the coding sequence ATGGCGCCAGCTAGTCTTTCGGAATTACAAAAAACTTTACAAGGGGAATTTTACTATCAGGAGACCGGCCTGGATAACGCCATGCGGCTGGTGTATGCCTCCGATGCATCTATCTACCAGGAAAAACCTTTGGCGGTGGCTTTACCCAAAGACGTAGCGGATCTTAAAACGCTTATTCAATTTGCGGCATCTAAGCAGGTTACCCTTATACCGCGGGCGGCGGGTACTTCTTTGGCGGGCCAGGTAGTAGGTAAGGGCATTGTGGTAGATATTTCGAAGTATTTTGATCAGATACTGGAAATCAATCCTACGGAAAAATGGGTGCGGGTGCAGCCCGGCGTTATTCGCGATGACTTGAATAAAAAGTTGAAACCTTTTGGTTTAATGTTCGGGCCGGAGACTTCTACCGCGAGCCGGGCCATGATCGGGGGGATGGTGGGTAATAATTCATGCGGATTGCACAGCATCCGGTGGGGCGCTACCCGCGACCACTTGCTGGAAGCTGCCGTAGTGTTGAGCAACGGCGAAGAAACTACTTTTCAGGCGCTGAGTGAGCCTGAACTAAATCAAATACAACAAGAAGATAGCCTAACCGGAGAAATTTTTAAAAAAATGTTTCGGTTGCTCCAAAACTCTGAAAATCAAGCTTTCATACAAGCTAATTTTCCGCATAAAAATATCACCCGTCGCAATTCGGGTTACGCCCTGGATGCCTTGCTGGAAACTGCTCCTTTTTCAACGAACCAGAAATCGTTTAACTTGTGCTCCTTAATTGCTGGCTCCGAAGGCACGCTGTGCTTTTTGACCGAACTTAAACTGCAATTAATGGAGCTGCCCCCGCCCGAAAATGCCTTATTATGCATTCATTGCCGCAGTGTGGGCGAATCGTTGGAAGCTAATCTGGTGGCCATGCGCCACGATGTGTACGCCTCGGAGTTAGTAGATAAACGCATTCTGGATTTTACCCGAAATAATTTGAGCCAACAGCCTAATCGTTTTTTCATTCAAGGCGATCCGCAGGCTATCTTAATGGTCGAATTTTTTGCCGATAACCGCGAACAATGTTTATTGATGGCCGAAGCCTTGGTGCAGGAGTTAAAAGAAGCTGCTTTGGGCTACGCTTACCCCATATTATTTGGAGCCGATGCGGCTAAAGCCTGGGACGTACGCAAAGGAGGCTTAGGTTTACTGCGCAATATGCCCGGCGACGAACAACCCGTAAATTTAATCGAAGATTGTGCGGTTGCCATCGAGGACTTGCCCCAATACGTAACCGATTTAGACCAGCTCTTACAACGCCACGGTTTAGTAGCTTCGTATTACGCCCACGCCGGTGCCGGGGAACTGCACGTAGAACCCATGCTGAATTTGAAAACCACGGCGGGTAAAACCTTGTTCCGGCAGGTATTGGCCGAAACAGTAGATTTAGTGAAGAAATACAATGGTTCGTTAAGCGGCGAGCACGGCGACGGGCGCTTGCGCGGGGAGTTTATTCCGCAGATTATGGGACCGGAAGTGTACGATTTGTTCCGGGAAGTAAAACAGATCTTTGATCCTCACTTTATTTTTAACGCGGGTAAAATTGTAGATACGCCCCCCATGGACGAATTTCTGCGGTACGTGCCGGAACAAGCTACTCCCCAGATTAACACGGTTTTTAGTTTTGCGGGCCAGGGCAATATTTTACGTTTAGCCGAAAAATGCTCCGGCTCCGGCGATTGCCGTAAGACCCAGCTTACCGGCGGTACGATGTGCCCCAGTTACATGGCCACCCGCCAGGAAAAAGATACCACCCGCGCGCGCGCCAATATCCTGCGCCAGTTTCTCACCCAGGATGGCAGCGTAAACGGCTTTAACCACCACGAGATTAAAGAAGTAATGGATCTGTGCCTTAGCTGCAAAGGCTGCAAGTCCGAGTGTCCGTCGGGGGTGGATATTGCCAAAATGAAAGCCGAGTTTTTACAGCATTATTACGATGCGAACGGTACGCCCCTGCGTACGCGCCTGATTGGGAATTTTACCCGTTTAAATGCCTTAGCCTCGAAAGTGCCTTGGGCTTATAACCAGGTAATGAATAATGGATTTACCGGTAAATTTGCTAAACAAGTAATGGGCTTTGCGCCGCAGCGTTCTTTGCCGCCGCTGGCCAAAACTACTTTACAAAGCTGGTACCGGCAATGGCGGAAAAAATCCGCCGCCAACACCCCAGGTCGCAAATTGTTTTTTTTCGCGGATGAGTTTACGAATTACAACGATGCGGAAATAGGTATTAAAGCTATCAAACTGCTTACCGCTTTGGGATATGACGTTATTATTCCGGAGCACGTAGAAAGTGGCCGTACCTATTTGTCTAAAGGATTAGTGCGGGAAGCCCAGAAAATTGCCATCCGTAATGTGGAACTGCTCGGGAATGTGGTAACCAAAGAGGCGCCAATTGTAGGCCTGGAGCCTTCGGCTATCCTGACTTTAAAAGATGAATACCTAGACCTGGTACCCGACCCGCTATTAACACCAGCTACCGCTTTGGCCCGCCGTAGTTTTTACCTCGACGATTTTCTGGCGGCTGAAGTAGCGCAAGGTTTTATTCGGTCGGAGCAATTTACTACCGCGGCCCGGCACATTAAATTGCACGGGCATTGCCATCAAAAAGCTTTATCGTCGCAAACAACCACGGCCAGCTTACTGGCTTTACCCCAAAATTACGAAGTGAGTATTATTCCGTCGGGTTGCTGCGGCATGGCGGGTTCGTTTGGTTACGAAGCCGAGCATTACGACGTGTCCATGCAAATTGGCGAACTGGTTTTATTTCCGGCGGTACGGGCCGCCGGTCCGCAAGAACTGATTGCCGCTCCCGGAACTTCTTGTCGCCACCAAATTAAAGACGGCACTTCGCGGCAAGCCTTACACCCCGTTGAAATATTATGGGATGCCTTGTTACAGTAG
- a CDS encoding DUF5675 family protein yields MQIKVVRSVYTPTSTLGKMFINNSFFAYTLEDTDRNLKGDCQKKQKSKTAIDSGNYQVVLNFSNNFKKYLPLLLNVPCFEGIRIHGGNTCEDSLGCILIGEHSNMQDKIWNCASKVNSLVALLKSVEKKEKIWIEIAKDTAAVA; encoded by the coding sequence ATGCAGATTAAAGTGGTTCGTTCGGTTTATACGCCTACTTCTACGTTAGGTAAAATGTTTATTAACAATAGTTTCTTTGCGTATACTTTAGAGGATACTGATCGGAATTTAAAAGGTGATTGCCAGAAAAAGCAAAAAAGTAAAACGGCCATTGATAGCGGTAACTACCAAGTGGTGCTTAATTTTAGTAATAATTTTAAAAAATATTTACCGCTTTTGCTCAACGTGCCGTGCTTTGAAGGCATCCGAATCCACGGTGGCAATACCTGCGAAGATTCGCTAGGTTGCATTTTAATTGGCGAACATAGCAACATGCAGGATAAAATCTGGAATTGTGCCAGTAAGGTAAATAGTTTAGTGGCTTTGTTAAAGTCTGTAGAAAAGAAAGAAAAAATCTGGATTGAGATTGCGAAGGACACGGCTGCCGTAGCCTGA
- a CDS encoding cupin domain-containing protein — MNSTDPLLAPMNGAEHRLVGGVHLDYMQTGAARVKRVIYPVGFRWSTDMKPIIGTELCMHAHAGFLAKGQLRIQYADGFTEDFIAPQVVSIEPGHDGWVIGEEPAVLIEFDFQGDTVQHLQIPEVHSRK; from the coding sequence ATGAATAGCACCGATCCTCTTTTGGCTCCCATGAATGGTGCCGAACACCGCTTAGTCGGCGGGGTACATCTTGATTACATGCAAACGGGGGCTGCTCGGGTAAAACGGGTTATTTATCCGGTAGGCTTCCGGTGGTCTACGGATATGAAGCCGATTATTGGTACCGAATTATGCATGCACGCCCACGCCGGTTTCTTAGCCAAAGGGCAATTACGTATTCAATACGCCGATGGCTTTACCGAAGACTTTATTGCCCCGCAGGTGGTATCTATTGAACCCGGCCACGATGGTTGGGTAATAGGCGAGGAGCCGGCTGTACTAATCGAGTTTGATTTTCAGGGAGATACGGTGCAGCACCTGCAGATTCCCGAAGTCCACTCCCGCAAGTAG
- a CDS encoding GntR family transcriptional regulator, protein MEFRENEAIYLQIAAYVSENILLGKWLSEDKIPSVRDLAGELQVNPNTVMRTYEFLQNQEVIYNKRGLGFFVAPAGEKKIKNYRKERFLQQDLPEFFRTIFLLDISLEEIGKRYEQFKTDHFDTGNGNGATKN, encoded by the coding sequence ATGGAATTTAGAGAAAACGAAGCGATTTACCTGCAAATAGCCGCTTACGTGAGCGAAAATATATTACTGGGCAAATGGCTATCCGAAGATAAGATCCCCTCGGTGCGGGATTTAGCCGGCGAGTTGCAAGTAAATCCCAACACGGTTATGCGTACCTACGAATTTTTACAAAACCAAGAAGTAATTTACAACAAACGCGGACTTGGCTTTTTTGTAGCACCGGCCGGTGAAAAAAAAATTAAAAACTACCGCAAAGAACGCTTTCTGCAGCAAGATTTACCGGAGTTCTTTCGCACGATATTTTTACTCGACATTAGCCTGGAAGAAATAGGAAAGCGCTACGAACAGTTTAAAACAGACCATTTTGATACTGGCAATGGCAATGGGGCAACTAAAAATTAG
- a CDS encoding DoxX family protein has translation MIFFRNYYPTRHFGLLLLRVGIGWAFMLHGYPKVKGGPEYWEQVGGAMANVGITFAPVFWGFMGGFTEFAGGFLLLLGLFFRPVTLLLFMAMCVATTMHLRQGDDFNTYSHALEAAILFISLYFIGPGKISLDQKWFAPPPASPTR, from the coding sequence ATGATTTTTTTTCGTAACTATTATCCCACCCGCCACTTCGGTTTACTATTATTGCGGGTTGGCATTGGTTGGGCTTTTATGCTGCACGGGTATCCGAAAGTAAAAGGCGGGCCCGAATACTGGGAACAAGTGGGCGGGGCGATGGCCAATGTGGGTATCACGTTTGCTCCTGTTTTCTGGGGATTTATGGGCGGCTTTACCGAGTTTGCCGGTGGCTTTTTGTTGCTGCTAGGCTTGTTTTTCCGGCCAGTTACGCTTCTGCTTTTTATGGCGATGTGCGTAGCCACTACCATGCACCTGCGGCAAGGCGATGATTTTAATACGTATTCGCACGCCTTAGAAGCAGCCATTTTATTTATCAGCTTATATTTTATTGGCCCCGGAAAAATTAGTTTAGATCAAAAATGGTTTGCCCCACCGCCGGCCTCCCCTACTCGGTAA